A genomic region of Platichthys flesus chromosome 4, fPlaFle2.1, whole genome shotgun sequence contains the following coding sequences:
- the LOC133952306 gene encoding SH2B adapter protein 2 translates to MNGAVVPGSPELSSSCPLPDWREFCELHARASAADFADKFQRFLSENPCYDSPGADASFSQHFAQHFLECFSAAVTQARENQAASPGEDGSNTAPKYSIVPFLGIQGCPSSYGHDLYQRRKDAGASSESLDSMDSGGGGIDGGGSGTSAARGSQPAHKVSALGQSRSSEDVSVNHPKARFKKGFSLRNMSLCVVDGVKEMWHRRASPEPDAPFGARKAIGGGGGGGGGGGGGGEAAGGERWSQKLRLPRGSQGHKAELLEIQREGVLRYMVADDTNCMGAALWQKCRLLLRKTKREEGGERFLLEFYVPPKSSKPKVSIPLSAIVEVRTTMPLEMPDRDNTFVLKVENGGEYILETIDSLQKNSWVADIQDCTDPGDSGDDIELASCPHGQASKDCSMVASCSCELLSEGVYRAPERSCPTAAEHYSAPSVRCREPPFTQHPSHMPLERFLQSPEAQASNSSAGGSEGAKDSDGDASLAGYPWFHGTLSRVRAAQLVLAGGARSHGLFVIRQSETRPGEYVLTFNFQGKAKHLRLSVNENGQCHVHHLWFHTVSDMLRHFHAHPIPLESGGSADITLRSYVQVQRSSTTDATVPPIPTPPRDTGCRTESGQPALHPPGMTAPAGPPPDTPLSSSTSSSPTTLPSLSRSDPGTGGGVGGGLQSRSNSSERLLEASTAASEDYHDADGTRRARAVENQYSFY, encoded by the exons ATGAACGGAGCGGTGGTGCCCGGTAGCCCGGAGCTCTCCTCCTCGTGCCCACTGCCTGACTGGCGAGAGTTCTGTGAGCTCCATGCTCGAGCCTCTGCTGCAGACTTCGCTGACAAGTTCCAGCGCTTCCTGTCGGAGAACCCGTGCTACGACTCACCCGGCGCAGATGCCAGCTTCTCACAGCACTTTGCCCAACACTTTCTGGAGTGCTTCTCCGCTGCTGTGACCCAGGCCCGGGAGAACCAGGCTGCCTCGCCAGGGGAGGACGGTTCCAACACGGCACCCAAGTACAGCATTGTTCCTTTCCTGGGAATCCAGGGCTGCCCGTCATCCTACGGTCACGACCTCTACCAGAGACGTAAGGACGCTGGGGCGTCAAGTGAATCCCTGGACAGTATGGATAGCGGAGGGGGAGGGATTGATGGGGGAGGCAGTGGCACCAGTGCCGCTCGAGGCTCCCAGCCGGCCCACAAGGTGTCTGCTCTGGGACAGTCTCGCAGCTCAGAGGACGTTTCAGTCAATCACCCAAAGGCTCGCTTCAAGAAGGGCTTCTCCCTGAGGAACATGAGCCTGTGTGTGGTGGACGGGGTGAAGGAGATGTGGCACCGACGGGCCTCCCCGGAACCCGACGCTCCCTTTGGAGCCAGGAAAGCTAtcgggggaggtggaggaggaggaggaggaggaggaggaggtggggaggctgcaggtggagagaggTGGTCCCAGAAGCTGCGGCTACCCAGGGGTTCCCAGGGCCACAAGGCCGAGCTGCTGGAAATCCAGAGGGAGGGGGTGCTGAGGTACATGGTGGCTGATGACACAAACTGTATGGGCGCCGCACTATGGCAGAAGTGTCGCCTACTGCTGAGGAAGAcgaagagggaggaaggaggggagaggtTCCTGCTGGAGTTCTACGTACCACCCAAg TCCTCAAAGCCTAAAGTGAGCATCCCTCTATCAGCCATCGTGGAGGTGAGGACCACCATGCCGCTGGAGATGCCCGACAGGGACAACACCTTTGTTCTTAAG GTGGAAAATGGAGGAGAGTACATCCTGGAAACCATTGACTCGCTGCAGAAAAACTCCTGGGTTGCTGATATTCAGGACTGCACAGACCCGGG GGACAGCGGCGATGACATCGAGCTGGCGTCGTGTCCTCATGGTCAGGCCTCCAAAGACTGCTCCATGGTGGCCTCCTGCAGCTGTGAGCTGCTGTCTGAGG gGGTGTATCGTGCTCCAGAGAGGTCGTGCCCTACAGCAGCTGAGCATTACAGCGCCCCCTCAGTCCGCTGCAGGGAACCCCCCTTCACCCAGCACCCATCTCACATGCCTTTAGAGCGCTTCCTCCAGTCTCCCGAGGCTCAGGCCTCCAATTCCTCTGCAG GTGGCAGTGAAGGTGCAAAAGACTCGGATGGCGATGCCAGCCTGGCAGGTTACCCATGGTTCCATGGTACGCTGTCTCGGGTGCGTGCAGCCCAGCTGGTGCTTGCAGGCGGGGCCAGGAGCCACGGGCTCTTTGTGATTCGTCAGAGTGAGACACGGCCGGGCGAATACGTCCTCACCTTCAACTTCCAGGGCAAAGCCAAG CATTTGCGCTTGTCGGTGAATGAGAACGGGCAGTGCCACGTCCACCACCTGTGGTTCCACACTGTGTCGGACATGTTGAGACACTTCCACGCCCACCCAATCCCCCTCGAGTCTGGGGGCTCAGCTGACATCACATTACGCTCCTATGTGCAAGTGCAGCGAAGCTCCACCACAG ATGCGACTGTGCCTCCAATCCCAACCCCACCCAGGGATACAGGTTGCCGGACAGAGTCGGGCCAGCCAGCCCTCCACCCTCCCGGGATGACAGCGCCTGCGGGGCCTCCCCCTGACACCCCGCTCTCATCGAGCACCTCATCATCGCCCACcacccttccctccctctcccgcAGCGACCCAGGTactggaggaggagtgggaggagggtTACAGAGCCGGAGCAACAGCTCTGAGCGTCTGCTGGAGGCCTCTACTGCGGCATCCGAGGACTACCATGACGCTGATGGGACCCGCAGGGCCCGAGCTGTGGAGAACCAGTATTCTTTCTACTAA
- the dnajc30b gene encoding dnaJ (Hsp40) homolog, subfamily C, member 30b encodes MAEVGLRLVGGVYRLSALRTSHSRPVITGGGPGSLLVNCTVSESRVKGESDRDPPDDQPVSDSRAAQHRSERVHRGRRSQQQHVSRRLLCPMSLELDSSRFVGFVHTRMMVQAQNPSLHHPAGPLPILQEKLLPSRMTTWSRGAVSTRPDTFRSHQQLRALCTVIFILAEQESERPGCAQRLRRLKLKPNPCTATRSYSWRSDRSSKDAPLHRSRTAYYDILKVTPGATQSQIKTAYYKQSFINHPDKNQGDKEATQRFSEISEAYTVLGNISLRMKYDRGFLNQADVQSAGRPSVKDAASRSTASSQQRHQDTARRFSQARGKTMYDFDAFYQAHYGEQLQREKEMRARKERMQEQRRQHLARWRHGKMLEISVAMLLTLAGIIFVNLSRP; translated from the coding sequence ATGGCAGAGGTCGGGCTGAGGCTGGTCGGCGGAGTTTACCGACTGTCCGCCCTGAGGACCAGCCACAGTCGACCCGTGATCACCGGCGGAGGCCCCGGATCTCTGCTGGTGAACTGCACCGTCAGTGAGAGCCGGGTGAAGGGGGAGTCAGACCGGGATCCACCTGACGATCAGCCGGTGTCGGACAGCAGAGCTGCACAACACAGATCAGAGAGAGTtcacagagggagaagaagtCAACAGCAACATGTTAGCAGACGTTTGCTCTGTCCAATGTCTCTGGAGCTGGATTCATCACGATTTGTTGGGTTTGTTCATACAAGAATGATGGTCCAGGCTCAGAATCCAAGCCTGCACCACCCTGCAGGACCACTTCCGatcctgcaggagaagctgctgccCTCTAGGATGAcaacctggtccagaggagctgtCTCCACCCGCCCTGACACCTTCAGGTCTCATCAGCAGCTCCGAGCTCTCTGCACCGTCATCTTCATCCTGGCGGAGCAGGAATCGGAGAGGCCAGGCTGTGCACAGAGACTGAGACGACTGAAACTAAAACCTAACCCATGCACAGCAACTAGGAGCTACAGCTGGAGGAGTGACAGAAGCTCCAAGGATGCTCCTCTGCACAGAAGCAGGACGGCCTATTACGATATCCTCAAAGTGACCCCTGGGGCCACTCAGTCCCAAATCAAGACGGCCTACTACAAGCAGTCCTTTATTAACCACCCCGACAAGAACCAGGGGGACAAGGAGGCCACCCAGCGCTTCTCTGAGATCAGCGAGGCTTACACCGTGCTGGGCAACATCAGCCTGAGGATGAAGTACGACCGGGGCTTCCTGAACCAGGCAGACGTCCAAAGTGCAGGGAGACCGTCGGTCAAAGACGCCGCGAGTAGATCCACTGCCTCCTCGCAGCAGAGGCATCAAGACACAGCCAGAAGGTTCTCCCAGGCCAGAGGGAAGACCATGTATGATTTTGACGCCTTTTATCAGGCTCACTACggtgagcagctgcagagagagaaggaaatgaGGGCCAGGAAGGAGCGCATGCAGGAGCAGCGGAGGCAGCATCTGGCCAGGTGGAGGCATGGGAAGATGTTGGAGATAAGTGTAGCGATGCTGCTGACACTGGCAGGGATAATATTTGTGAATCTCAGCAGGCCCTGA
- the bud23 gene encoding probable 18S rRNA (guanine-N(7))-methyltransferase, producing MASSCRRPEHSAPPDVYYNEAEAKKYSQNSRMIEIQTQMSERAVELLSLPEGEPCFLLDVGCGSGLSGDYLSEEGHLWVGVDISTAMLDVALDREVEGDLLVGDMGQGMPFRPGTFDGCISISALQWLCNADKKSHSPPKRLYTFFSTLYSSLSRGSRAVFQLYPENSEQLELITTQAMRAGFSGGMVVDYPNSSKAKKFFLCLFAGVSGALPKGLGIEASDKAASNQVQYSGQRCRFKNMKGKSGKKGRDWILEKKERRRRQGREVRADTKYTGRQRRPNF from the exons ATGGCGTCCAGCTGTCGACGGCCTGAACACTCCGCTCCTCCAGATGTG TACTACAATGAAGCCGAGGCAAAGAAGTACTCTCAGAA CTCCCGAATGATTGAGATCCAGACCCAGATGTCAGAGAGAGCGGTGGAGCTGTTGAGCCTGCCAGAGGGAGAGCCGTGCTTCCTGCTCGATGTGGG GTGTGGCTCTGGTCTCAGTGGAGACTACCTCTCAGAGGAGGGACACCTGTGGGTTGGAGTCGACATCAGCACAGCAATGCTGG ATGTTGCACTGGACAGAGAAGTTGAAGGAGATCTTTTAGTGGGAGACATGGGCCAGGGGATGCCTTTCCGACCTGGCACTTTTGACGGTTGCATCAG TATTTCAGCGCTGCAGTGGCTCTGCAATGCCGACAAGAAGTCACACAGTCCTCCAAAGAGACTCTATACCTTCTTCAGTACTCTCTACTCTTCTCTG TCAAGAGGCTCACGTGCAGTTTTTCAGCTTTATCCCGAGAACTCAGAGCAG CTGGAGCTGATCACGACGCAGGCCATGAGAGCAGGTTTCAGTGGAGGAATGGTGGTGGACTATCCCAACAGCAGCAAAGCTAAAAA GTTCTTCTTGTGTCTTTTTGCTGGAGTATCAGGAGCCCTTCCCAAA GGATTGGGAATAGAAGCGTCAGACAAAGCTGCTTCAAACCAGGTCCAGTACTCAGGACAAAG GTGCCGGTTCAAAAACATGAAGGGCAAATCTGGAAAGAAGGGGCGAGATTGGATCTtggagaaaaaggagaggaggaggaggcagggaag GGAAGTTCGAGCCGACACTAAATACACTGGACGTCAGAGAAGACCTAATTTCTAG